Genomic segment of Vulpes vulpes isolate BD-2025 chromosome 16, VulVul3, whole genome shotgun sequence:
TGCAGCATGGCCTGTTTTTCttctaggatgtggagaaagagaaggagacgCACAATTACCTCAGCAAAGAGGAAATCCAAGAGAAAGTTCACAAATACAACCTAGCAGTCACAGACAAGTTGAAGATGACCTTGGTAAGTGCCCATAGTATTCTTTACGCTGACACATGTCAAAAGACAAACCTCAGTCGTCGGTGTTCCcttctgtatgttttaaaaatctctcaacggggcagcccgggtggctaagtggtttagcgccacctttggcccagggcgtgatcctggggccctgggatcgagtcccacatcgggctccttgggtggagcctgcttctccctctgcctgtatctctgtgcttctctctttctctctctctgtctctctgtctctctgtctctgtctctcatgaataaataaaatcttaaaaaatctgtGAACAGCATCTGCAGAAGTTTAATGGTCAAGGCACGCGGGACAGTAACGTGGGAGTATTTCTGCAGCGCTCAGATTAAAGCTGTTTCTCAAGTAGCTTTCTCTCTACATCAGTTAACACTGGCAAGATTTATTGTAAAAGTTGTGTGACCCCTCCAGAGGATTTTTGGCGTTGAGTATAGCCGTTGCCCATTGACCACACAGGAGGTAACTCCTCCTGGTAAGGCTTAGATAAGTTTTATCTTGAGCAAATATATTTGCAAGTGGCGGCAAGAGGACTTCATGGCCCTGGATTAGAATACAGTTGAGCTAAGACTCCTCGGGGCTGGTTGTCCTGGAAGATGGCAGAGGTAACCCTCAGCTGCTACCCACTGTTGTTCCGAGGCCCGTGGGGAGTGAGGGTGCGGGGGAGGAAGGCCCAGGCCTTAGTGCCGTGGACGGAGAGCCCGCAGTGAGGTCGGAGTATCCCGGGCCTCCCTGGCCTGGCGTCTGCCTCGGCCTCTGGCTGCACCTGCCAGCCCTCGGTGCGTCCCCGGGGCCCTTGGGCTCCTGCCTCTCAGGCCGTTGACTGTGAACTGACCGTTCAGCAGAGGACCGGGCGACTCGCTTAGACAGGCCTTTGGGGAGGAGCATGACATATAAAGCCTCGTGAGAAAGCATCCCTCCCCAGGGGGACTCCCCCGAAAGCGGGGAGCCGGACACACGATCCCAAGATTAGTCTTCATTACTCCGGCAGTGATGCTCCTCTGGTTTCAAATGCATTTTGCATCGAAGGAGACCTATTCTGCTTGTCACGGGTTCTTCTTCCCCCCTCTCCCGTGGAGATTAAAACACGCAAGATCGCATCTCATTACAAACCTAGAAgactgggttttttttagattttatttgtgtattcatgaaagagacaggcagagacaccgggagagggagaagcaggctccctgcagggaggctgaagtgggactggatcccgggaccccaggatctcaccctgggccaaaggcaggtgctaaaccactgagccacccagggatccccaaacctaGAAGTTTTAAGTGTTGTAAATTGATCttgtggaaaggaagaaaaataaatgggctTAAAAGGAGGATTTTAAGGTTTTAGTTTAACTGTCCCATTTCTATATGACACCTGatgatttgttttattaaaaataaataaaacattagaatacttccccccccccccctaaataCACTGGACGTGTATTTAGAAATGGTTTTAGAAAAAGTGAAGACCAGGCCATCGTTATTATTTTTGGCAACTATGCGACTGTAAGTCTACCATCATTTAGGACAAATACTAATAAACTCAGCAAGTCGTGTatattaaatatgtgcagttttcCTGTATAAAAAGCATCcctcaataaaacagaaaatagtatCCAGAAGGGAGGTATAAATACCAGGGCAAGACAAAAAGGACAAGGGCTTAGAATATCCCCAGGTCACACTAGCTTCTACTTGTTTTACACTTGCTGCTGGAGGCACCCGAGATGCATCGTCCCGCGCCCCACGCTGTAGGGGACAAATGCTGTGCCCGGACATTTCAGTGAAATTGATTTAGGACACCCATTATCGCCACCAGGAATGACACTGTGTGCGGTGCCTggtgggctcagcggttgagcgcctgcctcagcttagggcgtgatcctgggggccagggatcgagtcctgcatcgggctccccaagggagcctgccctctgcctgtgtctgtctctgtctctcatgaataaataaataaaattaaaatcttaaaaaaaaggaggggggatgAGCTAGCTTGTTTGCATATTgtcccctccagctctgcttggCTGTTTCCAGGTACCCTAGcgaccttctctttctctttcccctttccccttcttttctttttccttttcttttctagagagctgagcagggggagagagagaagcaggctccccactgagcaaggacacccccacccccagccatgaggggctccatccaggaccccgggatcgggacctgagcctaaggcaggtgcttagctgaccgagccagccaggcgccccgcGACCTTCCTTTTCTGGGTGATAGCTGGCCCCCAGCTGCAGATGTTTGCTCTAAGCAGCTTGCCCCGACGTGTCCCCCACGCACGAGTGCCCCTTGGGAGTCTCTGGCCCCTGCTCCAGGCCCCTGCTCCGGGGGACGGGAACCCCTCTGGCCACCCCCACCTTCCACCGGTGGCCGCAGAGGCGTCAGTCTCTGTGGTCCCCGCAGCACCAGGAAGCATCTGTCACCGCATCTGTCCTGCAGACCCCGTCCGTCCGTCTGTCCGTCCCTGGAAGCACTACCTGCTGCCGGGTGGCGCTGACCTCCCTCCCAGATCCTGCCCTTAGGGGCAATCTTTAGTGAAGCTCTGCGGCTGTAGGAGCTCAGATCGAGAGGTCTCCTAGTCTTCCGTCCTGCTAGGCTCCTTCCCTAGAAGGCCATGGGCGGCCCAACCGACGTGCgctttttcttcctgcttcagaaTTCAAATGGGATTTACACTGGCTTCATTAAAGTCCAGATGGAGCTCTGCAGCCCCTCCCAGACTTCTGGAAAGCTCGCTCCCAGCAGCAACGGCTGCATGAACACGCTTCACATCAGCAGCACGAACACCGTCGGGGAAGTGATCGAGGCCCTGCTCAAGAAATTTCTCGTGACCGAGAGCCCTGCCAAGTTTGCACTTTATAAGCGTTGTCATAGGGAAGACCAAGGTACGCCGCCAGGCCTGGGATGAAGTGGCCTTTGCTTTCAGGTCTTTGTCCTCCTCAGCAGAGGGAACACGGCTGGGTGTGTGGATCCCAGAGCCCAGGGACAGATTCGGGAAGCCACGGTGACTGGGGCATACCCTGGCAGTGTTTCCCGGCCTTCCATAGTCTTGAGCCGGGCAGTTGTGGCTCCAGGGAGCTCCGAGGCGTCCACACATGATGGGTACTTGCGGCGGGTTTTGTGACGTGTGCACAGGGTGGGGGTGCATAGCTTAGAGTCTTTTTAAGCCTTAACTTTAATGCCCTTCAGGACAAAAAAAGAATGCCTCTGTGCTTGGAGGTTGCACGCGCGCGCTCCACACTTGATGCGCGTCTGCACGGGAGTGGCTTGGGGCCTTGCCCCGGGGGACTCCAGGATGGGGAGGTGCGCGCGCGTCCCCGCAGGCCTCAGACTTGCTGTGCAGAGGCAACCGCGTTCTCTCTCCCGGGCTGGGCagcggcatcgggctccccgggGGCACGTCCAGGGGATGCAGGACGCTCGGCTGCCGTTGGCCTCTGACTTCATACCGCGCTCAGCGGGCAGACCGAGACGGTTAAGCGAACTGACACTGGAAGAGGCGCTGAGCAGCGGCTGTCCCCCGCGGTGGAGGTCCGGTCCGCTGGTCACCAGGGGCTCCTTTGAGTGTGTCCGTGTGTGCGGCAGTCAGCTACCTGGGCTGTTGTGGGAGGAAGAGCTGCTGGGGTGACACGCTCGAGGTGTCCTCCGTTTGCCCGGGGACGAGCGCAGCTGGATGCCGAGCGTGCACCTCGCCCCAACTGCGGCCTGGGCCCTGCAGCACGCAAAGAGCCGCAGGCCCAGGCTCCAAGCAAGGGGATTTACACCTGCAGGGAAGCCCACAGCTCTGAGGCCCTTCCCTCCAGGAGCGCCGGACTAACGTGCACGAGCTCGGGTGGCATCGCGTCCTGCCGGCTGCGCTGCCTGCCCACCTGGACTTGAGCTGCACATACGGACAGCAGGAGCATCCTGTGGAAATACTGCCCTCCTGGGCGGCAGCTTCTTTCAGCAGTGCAGGCGGTGCTGGGTCCCTCATGTgcgtgtgtctgtctgtctctcacagGAGACAACGCACAGCTGTGCCTAAAGCCATCAGAGCTTGCGTTCTGACTGCTTGGTTTGTTTGCAGCTGCTAATAATTCTAAATTAATCTACAGAGAGAGTTGCTctgattttgtgttctttggacggtatatttttactgtttttatgtatgtatgtatgtattatttatttattcaatttttttctatcactGTTTCTTAAAGGGGTTGCAGGTGCTTGCGTAAAGCGTATTGCTTTCTAAATGGAGCAGCAGAATGCGTTCTGAGCCCATCTTGGGACTAACTAATACCTGTTTGAATTCACTCCTGAGAATCATTTCCTTTCTAATTAAGGCACAGCATATACTGTGCAGCTGGAACGTAAATAGCATAGATTTCATTCCACTGCCGGCCGTTCAAGGGGATAAGATGAGGAGGAGGGCGACCTGGGGGCTGGGTGTCGTGGGCTGTGGCCTGGGTCgggaggaggggatggagagCGGGGCGTGGGGTCCAGGGAAGGGCGCGATGCTGTGTAACGGGCTGTTTGCTTCCTTACACAGTCTATGCCTGCAAGCTCTCAGACCGGGAACATCCGCTCTACCTGCGTTTGGTAGCTGGGCCCAGGACAGACACACTGAGTTTCGTTCTTCGTGAACATGAAATCGGAGAGGTAAGTGATTGTTCGTTCTTCCTTTAAACCACATAGAGCAGCTGGCTCTGTTTTACTGCTGTATTcccagtggggggtggggatgagggggaacaggaggagggagaatgtGCGCGCACGTCTGGCCGTCTGTCTGTATCTCTTGGGATGGGGAGAGCTGGTCTGCAGAGGaccattttctgtgtgtttttgaaTTGCCAGAAATGAATCCAAAGTTAGCCTACAATATATCTACAAAATACAGATATCTAGGTCTGTACGTTTTTTACAATATCTATTGTCTTGGTTTGTAATTCTCAGAAATGGGAAGAGAGCGAGTAAGAAACTTTCCTCCCACCCGAAGAACCCTTTTCACTCCTTCTACCTCCAAATTAGCCTAATCCAGCTAAACCACGAAAGTTGATACTCTCCATATGTTTGCTACTAACAGACCTCTCCAGGCTCCTTCGTTTGaagggaaatgaaaggaaatgtaatcaaaAAGTACAATGTCCTATGCACAAAAAGGAaatgcagcctttttttttttttccaccatgaAGGACATAAAACtttgtagaatctttttttttttctcttgccaaaatgatttttatttttttgccaaagGGATTTAGAAATTACGTTTGTATGTGCATCATTTGCCATTTTCTCTCCAGGGAGGATTGAATTTAGGCCAGTTCAGTTGGAGGAAGAAAAGCACTTCATACAGTCCTTCTCTAGATCAAATGCCAGCTTTAAGACGACACTTGAGTCAATCTTGTAAGCCCTGGGTGTCTGTCTGCTGTCTGAACAGGAAATGGTATGAATTGTCCATGTGCAACATTGTGTGATGCAGTGAGAGTAGTTTCCAGGGTAAGAGCTAGGAAACCGGGCCTCTGCTTCCTACTGTTCCTCTTGTTAGTTGAGGAGCATGACGTCGGGTAGAATTTCTCATCTTTTCAGTCCTCAGGTTTGAAATCTGTGAAGTGGGACTAAAGACTTTAAAAGGTGGTTTTGagtcacaaattaaaaatatatgtgaacatGCCTTGTAAATTATGGTCCTAGATCTGTAAGTTGCCACCTGATTTGGGGAGTTTTGGGAAGACTGCTACTTTAATTAATAGAAAGTAGAAAGTTCTCTCCTCCTACTCCATGTTTCTTTGATAACCAGGTCAGAattcttctccaggaagccttctgcCATTGGGCCTACTTGGTGGTTTCATTCTTTCTGTTGCATCTGTCCCATTTGTATTAGGCTGTCTCCTGTCTTTTCCCTCCCCACGCCCCTGGGAGTTCCCATCAGAAGTTGttcccggggcgcctgggtgactcagtcagttgagcatccaacccttggtttcagctcaggtcatggttttggggttgtgagatcaagcctggcatgGGATGGGAtctgtgctctctgctcagcggtaGTCAGGCTTGGGATTCTTGccccctgcacctccccctgttcatgtgcgtatactcactcactcactctctctctcaaataaataaataaatctttaaaaaggagagagagaaaaattgttCCTGGTTAAGGCAGTGATTCTCAGCGGAGGTCCCAGGGAGGATGTGgtgtttggaaaacaaacaaaaaaccaaaatcttcCCTAGTGATGGCAAGCACCTTTCTTGACCTTTACTGATCAAtcaagaaaatttttatttatttatttatttatttatttacttacttacttacttatgatagagagagagagagaggggcagagacacaggcagagggagaagcaggctccatgcagggagcttgacatgggacttggttctgggactccaggatcgcgtcctgggccaaaggcaagtgctaaaccactgagccacccagggatcccaatcaagAAAATTTTTAAACCCCACAGTGTTTATTTTGTGCCTTCTGTGTACCCGGTGCTATTGGGGAAACAAGTCAGAGACTCGGGCAAGAGGCTCAGCCCGGATAGTGAGAAGCACCACATCTGCAGCGTGGGTAAAGTGTAGGTGAGGGAGATACTAAGCAA
This window contains:
- the RASSF3 gene encoding ras association domain-containing protein 3; the encoded protein is MSSGYSSLEEDAEDFFFTARTSFFRRAPQGKPRAGQQDVEKEKETHNYLSKEEIQEKVHKYNLAVTDKLKMTLNSNGIYTGFIKVQMELCSPSQTSGKLAPSSNGCMNTLHISSTNTVGEVIEALLKKFLVTESPAKFALYKRCHREDQVYACKLSDREHPLYLRLVAGPRTDTLSFVLREHEIGEWEAFSLPELQNFLRILDKEEAEQLQSVRRRYAAYRHKLEEALGEVWKPD